The genomic window CCGTGCGGCGGAACTGGATGATGGGCGTCGAGTGGCGGACGATCTCGTCGACGGCACCGTCGGCGTACCGCTCGAAGTCGGACCGCAGGAGCGCCCGCTGCTCCGGATGCGCGGTCAGCAGGACCAGCCCGTGGGCAATCGCGTTCCGGGTGGTCTCCACACCGGCCACGAGAAGCAGCGAGAAGAACGCGCCGAGCTCGCGGGAGGACAGTGCCTGCCCGTCGATGTCGGCGCGCACGAGCGCCGAGATCACGTCGTCCGCGGGGGCCCGGCGCCGCTCCCGGGCGATGCCCGCCATCTCGAACTGCATACGGGCCAGGGAGCGCAGACCGCGCCCGGGCACGCGCAGCCGCGCCCGGCCGCGGCGCTGCACCCCGACGTATTCCGACGCGTGGTCGATCCGGGCGAGGATCGCGGCGCGGTTGCGGGCGGGGATGCCCATCAGGTCGCAGATGATCTCGAACGGCATGCGTGAGGCCGCCGACCGCATGAAGTCGCCGGGGCCCTCGGCGGCCATCTCGTCCACCAGGCGCCCGGCGACGGCGGAGATGTTCTCCTCGGCCGCGGCGAGCAGCCTCGGCGTGAAGGCGCGCGAGATGGTCCTGCGCAGACCCGCGTGCCCGGCGCCGTCCATGTTCACCATGGAGTTGCCGAAGAGGGCCTTGGCCCAGGGCGCCGGTTCCGGGGTGGTGGCCCCGGGCGCGCTCGCGAAGACCAGCGGCTGCCGGCTGGCAGCCCGTACGTCGGCGTGCCTCACGAGGGCGTAGAACGGTGTGCGCGGACCCGTGCCGGGCGTGAAGCGGACCGGGGCGTCGAGTTCCCGGAGCCGGGCGAATTCCGCCAGTCGCCGGGACCGCGGCAGCCTCCAGAACGCCGGGTCGGCCAGGTCCGCACCCGCCGTCCCTCGCATGCGGTCCGTGGGTGCCTGCGTCGGCGCGTTCATGCACAACCTCCGGGAGTTCGGACGGCCATGCTGGCCCGGCGGGCTCCGCCGCGAGGCCGACACGGCCGGAGCAGCCGGACAATTCCCACGGTCGCGGTACGCGCGGGGGCCGTCCGGCCCGGCACGCGCCCGAGGCGAGTCGTGGGGTGGAGGCCCGCCCCGCTCGGGGTGTAATGGGACGTATCCGACAGCCCGCCGGACCTCGCGCGGGGCGCCGTGGGCCCGCGGGGGCCGGCCGTGCGCGTTCCGATCCATGAGAACCGTTCGCCCCGTGTCTCGTTGCCCTCGTGTGCGAGACACCTCGCGGAAGCGGACGAGAGGCAGGTACACCCAGCATGAACCCGAACACCCGCACGAGCGGGGAGCCGGCGGGGCCGGCCCGCCGCGCGGTCCTGCGGACAGCCTTCACCGTGGCCGTCGTCGCCGGCACCGGCGGCGTGCTCGCCCCGGTACTCCTGCGGGGGCAGGGAACCGGAGCGGGCAACCGGCGGGACGCCGTGGGGCCCGAGCGCTTCTCAGAGCTGTACAGGGGACGCGACATCCGCGGGGGGACCACCCCGGTGGTTCCCGCCGGGACGGTGCCGCAGGCCGCCGCGGCGGGCGACGTGACCACGGCATCCGAAGCCGATGTCCGCATCGACGGCCGTCCCCTGCACGTGATGCGGCGCGCTGACGGGAGCTACCTCAGCGCCGTCAACCACTACGAGTCGTACCCCACGCTGCTCGAGACGGCTCGCGCGGCGGTCGACGAGATCGGCGCCGCCCAGCTGTCCGCGGCGCCCCCGCACGCCATCTGACCCCGGAGGACGAGCTGGTGTACACCCGCAAGAATCAGCGCCACCTCACACGTACGGAGAAGAAGCGCCTCGTGGACGCCATCCTGGAGCTCAAACGCTCCGGGCATTACGACGAGTTCGTCCGGACGCACCGCGAGTTCTACGTGTCCGACGCCGACAGCAGGCCGCGTCCCGCCCACATGACCCCGTCCTTCTTCCCCTGGCACCGCAGGTACCTGCTGGAGTTCGAGAAGGCGCTGCGGGGTGTGGACCCGCGCGTCTCGATCCCGTACTGGGACTGGACCCGGGACAACACGCCGGAGGCGTCCCTGTGGGGGGACGACCTCCTCGGAGGCAACGGCAGGCCGGGGGACCGCCAGGTCATGACGGGGCCCTTCGCCTACCGGCGGGGGAACTGGCGGATCAGCGCCGGAGCCACCGACGAACCCTTTCTGCGCCGGAACTTCGGCCGTCCGTCGTCTCCGGTCACCCTGCCCGGCGCGGCGGAGGTGGACAGGGCGCTGAAGGACCCCCTCTACGACGCCGAACCCTGGAACAGCGTCAGCACCCGCGGCTTCCGGAACAGGATCGAGGGCTGGGGCATCAGGGGCTCACGCGACATCGCCAACCACAACCGGGTCCACCGCTGGATCGGCGGGTCCATGGCAGGTGCGGCGTCGCCCGACGACCCGGTCTTCTGGCTGCACCACGCCTTCATCGACCTGCTCTGGACGCGCTGGCAGAAGGCGCACCCGCGCTCGCGCTACCTGCCGGCCGGCGCGCCGGCGGCCGGCGATCCGGAACAGGACTGGATCTTCCCGTACGACCGCCCGATGCCGCCGTGGGACGTACCGCCCTCCCAGCTCATGGACCACTCGCGCCTCTACCGTTACGCATGAGCGGTCGTCGGACCCCTCCGTGACGCGGCCGGGCCCCCTCCCCCCGCACCGACGCGGAGGGAGGGGGCCCGGCAGGTCCCGTCAGGGAAATCAGTGGCCGTAGCCGTAGTCACCCTCGGCCTTGGCGTCGTCGTGGTGCTCGGCCTCGACCTCCTGGTGGTCCGACACGTTGGCGCAGGTGTTGCCGAACGCCGGGTTCAGCAGGGCGATCACGTTGACCGTGTTGCCGCAGACGTTGACCGGGACGTGAACGGGCACCTGGATGACGTTGCCCGAAAGCACGCCGGGGGAGCCGGCGGCCAGGGCGCCCGCGCCGGCGTCGGCGACGGCCATGCCGGCACCGCCGGCGACCAGGGCACCGGTACCTGCCACGACAGCGGCCACCTTCGAGATACGCGACATCAGTTCTCCTTGAGGATTCGAGACCGGCTGCGGGGGGTGCGGCCGGTATGCACTGACAACGCGGGAGTCGACGGACGGTAACGGATCACCGCAAAAGTAATCATCCAGGATCAACCCCGGCTGAAGAGGGCGAGGCCGGTCACCGGGAGCTCGCTCAGCCGGGCGCGCCAGTCCCGCGCGGCCGGGAAGCGGGCTTTCACCGTCTCCGCGGCCAGGTCGCGCACGGCCAGCTGCCCCTCGCGCAGACGGAGCATCGGCTCCAGGGCGGAACGGGCGAGCAGCAGACGCTGGTTGACGACCGCCGCGGGACCCCAGTTGTTCTTGTACTGCTCTGCGCCCCGCAGAAGACTCAGCACGCCGCGGCCGGAACCCGATGCCTCCCGCGCGATCTCCCGCAGCAGCATCGACGAGACGTCCACCTTCCGCTCCCTGAGGCGGGGATCGACACCGTACAGATAGGCGCCGGTGAGCTGTGCCGACCCGAGGGACAGGTCCGCCGCCACCACCTCCCCGTCGAGCACGAACTCCCTGACCGTGGCCTCCCCGTCACGCACCATCCGGCGTGCGGAGCGCACCAGGTGCGCGCAGAACCGGGGACGCAGGTGCTCCGGGTTGACCCCCCTGCCGAGCCACTGCAGCTCGTGCAGGTGCAGCAGGTTGCCGATCGCGCCCGCCACCCGGTGGACTGATGCCTCGCGGCACTCGATACCCAGCGAGTCGATCTTGCGGAGCTTGGCCCGGGACCGCTGCGCCCGTGAACCGCCCATCCGCGCGATGAGGGCGTCGATCGGCTCGGCGGGCAGTTCCATGCAGGTCGAGTCGGTGAGCCTGCTCCGCGCGCCGGCCCAGCTGCCGAACAGCAGCTGGGCGGACGCGTCAGGTCGCACCTCCCGCAGATCGACGACCGTGTGGGAGGCGGCCCGGTGGAGCCCCCGCTCCAGAGCCGTCACCGCCGCGGGGGTGTCCTCGCCGTCCACCAGGATGTCGAAGAAGTCGGAGATCGCCCCGCCGATCGGCATGAGGAGGGGCATCGGACGGTGTACGAGCATCAGCGGTGCCGCCCCGATCAGACGCCCGTTCCGTCGCGCCAGCAGCACGCGGAGGCGGCCGGACACTCCGTAGGAGAGCCACCACGAGCGGAGCCACGCATGGCTCTGGAACGGTGTGGCGGTCGGACAGCGGCGGTGCAGGGCATCCCACTCCGCGGCGAGGTCCGTGAACTCCGCGAGGTCGCGGCAGAGCGTGACGGTGAGCCGCCGGCGGTCGGTGTTCATCCCACGAGCTCCTTCTCGTCGGCCGGTGCGGCGACCCCGCCCTGGGCGGGTGCGGGCACCGGTGCGGTGGTGTCCCTGCGCCCGGGGCGCGGGCGGACGAGCAGGATCAGTGCGCCGACCAGCCCGCCCCCACTCGCGCCCACGGCCGCGCCGAGGGGCACGGACGGGGACACGGGGTCGCCCGGTGGCACGGCGTGCGAGAACTTGATCAGCTTCACGCCGGTGTCCTTCGCCACGTGCCCGCTGCTGACGACCACGGCCTCGGTGACGGCGTTGGCGATGTCCGCGGCACGGTCCGGATCGTCCGACGTGCCGGAGACGGCGATCATCGGTGAGTCCGGAGACGTCTCGGACAGCACGTGCGTGCGCAGTTCACGCACCGGCTCGCCCGCGGCCCCCTTGGCGTACGAGAGGGTCGCGTCGCTGGTGGCCAGACGGCCGTACGACTGCGCGTACCCCAGGGCGGCGGCGGGGTCGACGGCCTTGCCCGCGGTGACCATCGCGTAACTGGTGGCCGTGTACTGGGGTGTGGCGAGCGTGCCGTACGAGAATCCGCAGGCCGCCCCGAGCAGGACGCAGGCGGGCAGGGGCCACCAGCTGGGGCGTACGGATGCGGGGCGGAGCCTGCGGAACCGTCCGGAGACGGACGGCTGCGCGGGGGACTCGGTCATCAGTGTGCTCTCCCGGTCGAGGGTTCTGTGTCGATGGCTTGTGCGTAGACGTCCATGAGCCGCCGGCTGCTGCGTCTGATGTCGTAGTGGTCCACGGCCGGCGGGGGCGGCAGCCGGCCGGTGCCACTCTCCATCCGGTGCCTCAGCGCCGCCGTCAGTCCGGCCGCGGGATCGGCTGTGTCCGAGGAATACCCGATGCGGCACGCGCCTGGCGCGAGGCCCGCCGGAAGGTCCTCGACGGCGGGGCAGACCGCGTACAGCACGGGCAGTCCCGCCGCGAGTGCCTCGACGGCCGCCAGGCCGAACGTCTCCTCGCGGGAGGCGGACACGAACACGTCGATACCGCTGAGGACAGCGGGGACTCCGGGAGCCGGGCCCGTGGAGCCGCACGCCCCGAGGAGGCGGACACGGCCCGCCACCCCGAGGCGCGCCGCCAGGTCACTCAGCGAGGTGGCTTCCGGACCGTCCCCGGCCAGGACGAGCCAGGCGTCCGGCAGCGCGGAGACCGCGCGGATCAGCAGGTCGAAGCGCTTCCCGGGGACGAGTCTGCCCACGCCGCCCACCACGAAGGCCCCGTCGGGAATCCCCAGCAGCGCCCGCGTGGCGCGCCGTTGTCCCTCGTCGTGGCGGAAGGCGGCCGCGTCGATGCCGTTCGGCACGGTGTGGATCCGGGCGGCGGGCACGCCCCAGTCACGCAGCCGGCCGGCGACCGTGTCGGAGACGGCGACCGTCGCCGCCCCGAGCCGCTCGGTGCGCAGGTAGAGCTCACGGGTGCCACGGGTGAGCGGACGTCCCTCGATCTCCGCGCGTCCCAGGGAGTGCTCCGTCGCGACCACGGGGGTCCCGGCCAGGCGTGCCGCGATCCGGCCGTAGACACAGGCCCGGTACAGGTGGGTGTGCACCAGGTCGTACGCTCCGCGGCGGATCAGCCGGGCCAGCCTGGGCACCGCCGCCAGATCACGGTTGCCGCGCATGCCCAGGTGGTGGACGCGGACGCCGTCCGCGCGCAGCCCCTCGGCGACCGCTCCCGGATTGGTGAGCGTCACCACGTCGCACCGCACCGGAAGGTGACGCAGCATCAGCCTCAGTTGCTGCTCCGCGCCGCCGACGCCGAGTCCGGTGATGACGTGCAGCGCCCTCACCCGGCGTCACCCCGACGCGACGCGACGGCGCGGCGCTCCCGGAGCCGGTGCCGTACCTCCTTGGCCCGCAGGCGGGTGCCCCGGTCGGCCTGGCTGACGTGCGTGCGGGGCAGCGCGTGCGGCCCCGACAGTGAGCCGGGGGCGAGGGCGCAGCCGTAGACGTAACCCGCGTCCCGCACGGACTCGACGACCCGCCGGTCGGCCGTGCCGTACGGATAGCAGAAGCCGGCCGGGGCGTGCCCGGTGATGCGGCGCAGCGCGTCCCGGCTGTCGTGTGTCTCCTGGCGCAGTTCGTCGTCGCAGAGCGTCGTCAGATCGCGGTGCAGCATGCCGTGCGAGCCGATCTCCATGCCCGCCGCGGCGGCGGTGCGGACGCCCTCCTCCGTCAGCAGCGGTCTGCGCGGACCGAGGGGGTCCCAGACGTTGGACCCGCCGGGCCGCCCGGGCAGGACGAACACCGTGGCAGTGCAGCCGTGAGCGAGGAGGACGGGAAGCGCCTCGTCGACGAAGTCGGCGTATCCGTCGTCGAACGTCAGGCCGACCAGCCCGCGCTCGCCGGCGCTCCGCGCGCGGAGCAGCGCGGTGATCCCCACTCCGGTCAGGCCCCGGCGCCGCAGCCAGGTCAGCTGCTCGTCCAGACGCCCGGCGGAGACGGTGATGCCGTACGGGTCGTCCGTGGGATCGCTCACGGAGTGGTACGTGAGGATCCACGGCCGGGTGCGCGCGGGCCATGCGGGGGCACGGGGTGCCGAGGTGTCAGCGGCCATGGGAAAACCTCCGTCGGACGAGTGCCAGCAGATGGACGGCTTCGGGAGCCCGGAGCGTGAGAGCGGTCAGAAGGAAGGCCGCGGGGACGGCGAGGCACCCCGCAGCCAGGCCGGCCAGGGGACCGGGCACCAGGTCGGTGGCGAGGCCGGCCGCGGCCGCGGCGACCGCCGCCGCCGCGGCCGGACGGGCGAGCGACAGGGCCACGGCCCTCGCCCGGACGGGCACCGCCCGCTCGTGCAGCCCCAGCAGCATCAGCAGCGCGGCGGTGCTGATCCCGATGGCGTTCGCCGCGGCGATGCCGTCGACACCGAACGGACCGGCCATGGCCAGCCCGGCCCCCGTGGTCACGAGCAGTCCCGCCGCCATCGCGGCCAGGGGGTACCAGGTGGGCCGGCCGGCGGAGAAGTAGGGCCTGCACAGGGCGCCGACCAGCGTGTGGCCCAGCAGCCCGAGCGCGTAGACCCGCATGACGCCGGCCGTGGCCGCGGTGTCGGTGGCGTCGAAGGCCCCGCGCTGGAAGAGGACCTCGATGATCTGCGGCGCGCAGCCGAGGACCATCGCGGTGCCCAGCAGCACCACGGTCCCGGCGAGCGCGAGGTCACGTTCGACCCGCCGCCGGGCGCCTTCACGGTCGCCGGACGCCATGGCCCTGGCCACCACCGGAAAGGTCACCGTGCAGATCATCATGGACAGCACCATCGGCAACTGGGCGACCTTCTGCGCGTAGTTGAGGTGCGAGATGGCGCCGTCAGGCAGGGACGAGGCGAGGAACCGCTCGACGAGGACCTGCGACTGGCGGCTCACCACGAACAGGACGACGGGCGCCAGAACCGTCGCGCCGAGCAGTGTGGACCGCTCCCGGCGCGCGGCGGCCGGCGGGGCCCCGCCCCGCCGTGGCATCAGCCGTACGAAGGTGGGCAGCAGGGTCAGGATCATCAGCAGACTGCCGAAGGCGACCCCGGCGGCGGCCGCGCGCACCCCCCAGACGGAGTGCAGTGCCAGCGTCACGGCGATGATGCCGATGTTGTACGCGATGTAGACCCCGGCCGGTGCGAGGAATCGCCCGTGCGCCCGCAGCGCCGCGCTGAAGTATCCGGTGACACCGAAGGTGAGCACCGTGACGGCCGTCAGACGGGTGCAGTCCACCGCGAGCCGTGGATCGTCGAGCCCGGGCGCCAGGACCGCGACGGCCCAGGGCGCCCCCAGGACGAGCAGCGCGCCCGCGCAGGCCAGGACGGCGAACAGCCGCGGCAGGGTGTCCGCCACCAGGGCGCGTACGGGGTCCGTCAGGTGCCCGCCCGCGGCGCGCCTGGTCAGGGACAGGCTGAACGCGGGCACGAGCAGGAGCGCCATGCCGTCCTCGATGAGCAGCGTGGCCGCCATCTCCGGAACCGTCCACGCGATCAGGAAGGCGTCGCTGTCATGACTGGCGCCGAAGAGCCGGGCGACCGCCTGGTCCCGTACGAGTCCCAGCAGGGCGGCGATCACGGTCAGTCCGGCGGCGCCCCCCGCCGCCCGGGCGAGGAACCGTCCCGGGCGGACCGGGTTCTCGTGGACGGCCGCCTTGGTGTCCGGCGCCTCCCCTGCCGTTCCGGTCGCGGTCGTGCTCACGCGGTGGTCGTCCTCTCCGGCTCGGCCAGCGCCCACCACGCGGCGAGGCCCAGCACGATCCCGGTGAGCACGGTGGACGGGCCCCCGATGTCCGCGTACAGGAAGTCGACGGTCTGCCAGGTCATCAGCCCGACGGCGGCGAGCCCGCAGTCGACGGCGGCGGAGCCCCGGGCGCGGGCGCGCACCAGCCTGCGTACCCCGCCGACGAGCAGTGCGGCCCAGGAGCCGACCAGCGCGGTGAAGCCGACGAGTCCCTGCTCGCTGAGGACCAGCAGGTACATGTTGTGGGGGGAGAGCAGCGGTTGCTTGCGGAACTCCTGCCCCGCCCCCGCGGTGTCGCTGCCCGCCGAGAGTCCGATGGAGGCGTGCGCGTCGCGGTGCGCCGGAAAGCCCTTGAGGCCGACACCGGTCGTGGGCCGCTCGCGCCACATGTCCGTAGCGGCGGCCCACATGGCGTAGCGGTCGTTGACCGACCGGTCCGGCGTGCTCGTCACCTGGGTGATGCTGGTGAGCCGCTGCGAGATCATCTCGGACCCGACGCCGAACCCGCCCACGAGTACGGTCCCCGCGGCCGCCAGGACCGCCAGTGCCCGGACGGCCTGCCGGGCGCCGGTCAGCGCGATCACGGTGAGCGCTCCCGCCGCGGTCGCGATCCAGGCGCCCCGGCTGAAGGACAGGGTGAGCGGGACGACCAGCAGCGCGGCGGTCACGGGGGCCCACGGCTTCAGCCAGGCCGGTGTACCCGCCGGGGTGCGCAGCGCGTAGGCGACGGCGGCGAGCAGCCCGTAGCCGACGACCGTGGCCATTCCCATCACATCGCTGGGGCCGAACGTGCCCACCGCACGGATGTCCTCACCCATGTACGAGGCGCCCGAGCCCGTGACGTACTGGTGCACGCCCGTGGCTCCCTGGACGGCTGCCAGCAGGACGAGCGAACCGGCGACGACTCTGAACCCCTGCGCGTCCCGGACCAGCAGCAGGACCGCCGCGGGCACGAGGACGAAGATCTGGAGGTACCGGGCGAGTCCGGGGAGCGCCGCCGCCGGGTCCGCGGCGGTCACGGTGGCCAGAGCGAGTCCCGCGGCCGGCAGACCGAGGACGAGGGCGGCCGCGACGGTCAGCGGACGCCGGCGCAGGAACAGCAGACGGCCCGCGCACACGAGGACGGCGACGCCGGAGAGGAGATCGGGGGCCGGTACTCCGAAGACGGCCCCGGCCCCCGCCCCGTCGTCCGGTACGGCCAGCAGCAGCACGGTCAAGACCAGGGGGAGCAGCGGCCAGCGGCCGGCCCAGCCGTGAAGGAGCGTGCTCCTGCCGGCGGGCCTTACCGCGGGCGCCGCGGTTGCGATGAGTGCCACGGTTCAGCTTCCTCCGAGCCGGAACACCGAGCCGGCCGTGCGCGCGAGCACGCACATGTCCTGCCACAGCGACCATGTCTCGATGTACCTGTTGTCGAAGCGGGCCCGGTCCTCGATCGAGGTGTCACCGCGCAGGCCGTTGACCTGTGCGAGTCCCGTGATGCCGACCGGCATCCGGTGGCGGGTCCGGTAGCCGGGGTGCATCCGGCTGAACTGCTGGACGAAATAGGGGCGTTCAGGCCTCGGGCCGACCAGGCTCATGTCACCGCGCACCACGTTCCACAGCTGGGGGAGCTCGTCGAGCGACGTCCTGCGCAAGGTCCGGCCGACCGCGCTCATGCGCCGGTCCTCCGACACGTTCCACCGGGTGGCCGACTCGTGCGCGTCGGCGCGCAGGGTGCGGAACTTCAGCAGGACGAACGGACGCCCGTTCCTGCCGATGCGCTCCTGGCGGAAGACGACGCCCGGACCGTCGCAGACGCGTACGGCGAGAGCGCAGGCGGCCATGACCGGCGACGCGGCGACCAGGGCGACTGCCGCCAGGACGGCGTCCATGGCCCGCTTCAGCCGGTGGGCCACGGGGCGGTGCGGGCCGGTGTGCAGCGCGTGGGCGGCGAAACCCCACACGTGGTCCGGCCGGGGCCCGGTCCGGCAGCGGGCGACCGCTCCCTGATCGGTGATCAGCCACACCCGGCAGCCGTGCTTGGTGAAGAGCGCGAAGAGCTCGGCGCCGTCGGACGCCGACTCGGGCGGAACCGTGAACACGGCGTGCCGGACGGAGTTCTGGATGACCGCCCGGCTCGCGTCCTGCACCGACGCGAGGACGGGCAGCGGGGCCTCACCCGCCTTCGCGTCCTTTGCCGCGTCCGCGGCGGCTGTGGCGCCCACCCGGCCCACCGGCCGCATGCCGTACCGCGTGTGCTCCTGGAGGACGGCGACGACCCGGTCGGCGAGCTGTCCGTCGCCGACCACCAGCGTGGACTGCGGATGGCGCGCCGCCGACCGCAGCAGGACCCGGTGGACGGCGGCGCGCGCGCAGCAGCTCAGCAGGAGCTGCACGCCGAAAGCGCAGGCCGGTGCCGTCCAGCCGGCGGAGTAGCGGGGATCGTAGGTGGTCAGGGCCTCGGCGGTGACGTACCACTGCACCAGGGCGAGGCCGGTCAGCGCGGGCAGCTCCGCCAGGACCGAGGGGGACAGTCCGGTCCGGTACAGCCCCCGGTAGCCGTTCAGCAGAAGTTGGAGGGTGACCTGCAGCAGGAGGACGACCGGTGGCCACGGGCCGGGGGCCACCAGCGCCACGGCCAGGCCGAGGGCGAGCCCGTCGGAGGCCATCAGCGCCGCGGGCGCCCTGCGGCGGCGGACACCGGCGGCGGCCTGCGCGGACGGTGCGTCGTCACCGCCGCTCCGTGGCGGTCGTACAGCGGAAGCCGCGCTCCGTACGGCAGTTGCCTGGGCGGCTCGGGGAACAGGGGCACTCTCCGTCGTCATCGCTCGGTGCGCTTCCTCGTCGTGGGGCGGGACTTGCCGACAAGTTCGTGGTAGAGGTGCAGGACCGCCCCGGCGGTCTTCGTCACGTCGAAGACCGACCGTGTGCGGCTCTGCGCCGTCCGGCCCAGCTCCGCCCGCAGCGCGGGGTCGGTCAGCAGGGCGGTCAGGGCCGCCGCGAGGGCCGCGGGGTCCTCCGGCGGTACGAGGCAGTGGGGCAGATGTTCCGTAGGCAGGCTCTCCCTGGCCCCGTTGACGTCGGACAACAGGACGGGCGTGCCGCAGGCCATGGCTTCGAGGGGAGCCAGGGCCATCCCCTCCCACCGCGAGGGGAGCACGAGCAGATCCGCGGCCCGGATCCACGGCCGCACGTCCGGGGTGGCCCCCGCGAACAGCACCCCGTCGGGTGCGGTGTGCCGCAGTTCCGGCGCGCAGGGTCCGTCGCCGACCAGGACGAGCCGCGCACCGGCCGTGCGCGCGATCCGCCAGGCCCGCAGCAGCACGTCCTGGCCCTTCTGCCGGCTCAGGCGCCCCACGCACACCACGAGCGGGGCGTCGGCCGGAACGCCGTCGAGGAGCGGGAGGGAGGCGCGGCCGGCTGACGCGTCATCCCGGCCCGCGGGCCGGAAGCGGCCCAGGTCGATGCCGTTGTGGATCACCGACCAGTGCGCCTCGATGCCCGCCCGTTCGCCGGCGTGGCGCTCGGACTCGCTGACGCAGAGGATGCGGTCGCTCCAGCGGGCCCCGAACCGCTCCCAGGACCTCGCGAGACCGGCGGCCCGGCCTTCGAGGGCCTCGAACGACCAGGCGTGCGGCTGGAACACGGTCGGCACCCGGCCCCGCACGGCGAGGCGGCCGGCGAGCCCGGCCTTCGCGCTGTGGGCGTGGATCACATCCGGACGGCACGAGCGGATCAGGCGGCTCGCCGCGGAGACCTCGCGGCTCAGCCGGGGCCCCGGAGCCCGCTCGGCGGGCCATTCGCACACGCGAGCACCCGCGGCGGCGGCTCCGGCCGCCAGTTCACCGTCCGGTGGGCAGGCCACCACGGGACGCAGCCCCGCACGGACCTGAGCCGCGACGAGGTCGGTCACGACCCTCGCGACTCCTCCCTCCACCGGCTGGACCAGGTGAAGGACCGTCAGTCGACTTTCCTCGGTGCAACTCTTCTGCAGCACGCACGGCTCTCTTTCACAAGCCCCCGAAGAGCCGGTTCGGGTAAACACCGGCGGCAAGGAATATGGCGGCGGAGATCAAGTGGGTAAAACCGAAACGCACTGTGACAGACGCCGAGTGGGAAAACGCGTACGACTCGCACTCGTCGCCCCGCCGTTAGCCCTGTCGGGTCGTCGGATAATTTACCCCCGAATGCTGCGGCGTGTCGGATGGGGCAATAGGATTTTCTGCCGATCGATGGCGCATGATTGCCGTGGCGCGTGCCTCTGTTCGCATACCCGCGCCGACCCGAATTCCCGACGGTAAGGGAGCCGAATTCTCCACGCCCGCCCGGGGGTGAGAATTCAGGCACCGGGTGTCCGCCGA from Streptomyces sp. NBC_01341 includes these protein-coding regions:
- a CDS encoding tyrosinase family oxidase copper chaperone, producing the protein MNPNTRTSGEPAGPARRAVLRTAFTVAVVAGTGGVLAPVLLRGQGTGAGNRRDAVGPERFSELYRGRDIRGGTTPVVPAGTVPQAAAAGDVTTASEADVRIDGRPLHVMRRADGSYLSAVNHYESYPTLLETARAAVDEIGAAQLSAAPPHAI
- a CDS encoding lipid II flippase MurJ, which gives rise to MSTTATGTAGEAPDTKAAVHENPVRPGRFLARAAGGAAGLTVIAALLGLVRDQAVARLFGASHDSDAFLIAWTVPEMAATLLIEDGMALLLVPAFSLSLTRRAAGGHLTDPVRALVADTLPRLFAVLACAGALLVLGAPWAVAVLAPGLDDPRLAVDCTRLTAVTVLTFGVTGYFSAALRAHGRFLAPAGVYIAYNIGIIAVTLALHSVWGVRAAAAGVAFGSLLMILTLLPTFVRLMPRRGGAPPAAARRERSTLLGATVLAPVVLFVVSRQSQVLVERFLASSLPDGAISHLNYAQKVAQLPMVLSMMICTVTFPVVARAMASGDREGARRRVERDLALAGTVVLLGTAMVLGCAPQIIEVLFQRGAFDATDTAATAGVMRVYALGLLGHTLVGALCRPYFSAGRPTWYPLAAMAAGLLVTTGAGLAMAGPFGVDGIAAANAIGISTAALLMLLGLHERAVPVRARAVALSLARPAAAAAVAAAAAGLATDLVPGPLAGLAAGCLAVPAAFLLTALTLRAPEAVHLLALVRRRFSHGR
- a CDS encoding cytochrome P450 codes for the protein MNAPTQAPTDRMRGTAGADLADPAFWRLPRSRRLAEFARLRELDAPVRFTPGTGPRTPFYALVRHADVRAASRQPLVFASAPGATTPEPAPWAKALFGNSMVNMDGAGHAGLRRTISRAFTPRLLAAAEENISAVAGRLVDEMAAEGPGDFMRSAASRMPFEIICDLMGIPARNRAAILARIDHASEYVGVQRRGRARLRVPGRGLRSLARMQFEMAGIARERRRAPADDVISALVRADIDGQALSSRELGAFFSLLLVAGVETTRNAIAHGLVLLTAHPEQRALLRSDFERYADGAVDEIVRHSTPIIQFRRTVASEYELGGRTFLPGDKTMLLYASANRDASVFGDPDAFDITRSPNPHLGYGGGGPHHCLGAHLAKLEMKALFREMLERLGDVRSVGEPGLIDSNFDNRVGTLPFTF
- a CDS encoding glycosyltransferase, with product MRALHVITGLGVGGAEQQLRLMLRHLPVRCDVVTLTNPGAVAEGLRADGVRVHHLGMRGNRDLAAVPRLARLIRRGAYDLVHTHLYRACVYGRIAARLAGTPVVATEHSLGRAEIEGRPLTRGTRELYLRTERLGAATVAVSDTVAGRLRDWGVPAARIHTVPNGIDAAAFRHDEGQRRATRALLGIPDGAFVVGGVGRLVPGKRFDLLIRAVSALPDAWLVLAGDGPEATSLSDLAARLGVAGRVRLLGACGSTGPAPGVPAVLSGIDVFVSASREETFGLAAVEALAAGLPVLYAVCPAVEDLPAGLAPGACRIGYSSDTADPAAGLTAALRHRMESGTGRLPPPPAVDHYDIRRSSRRLMDVYAQAIDTEPSTGRAH
- a CDS encoding polysaccharide deacetylase family protein; this translates as MAADTSAPRAPAWPARTRPWILTYHSVSDPTDDPYGITVSAGRLDEQLTWLRRRGLTGVGITALLRARSAGERGLVGLTFDDGYADFVDEALPVLLAHGCTATVFVLPGRPGGSNVWDPLGPRRPLLTEEGVRTAAAAGMEIGSHGMLHRDLTTLCDDELRQETHDSRDALRRITGHAPAGFCYPYGTADRRVVESVRDAGYVYGCALAPGSLSGPHALPRTHVSQADRGTRLRAKEVRHRLRERRAVASRRGDAG
- a CDS encoding chaplin, with protein sequence MSRISKVAAVVAGTGALVAGGAGMAVADAGAGALAAGSPGVLSGNVIQVPVHVPVNVCGNTVNVIALLNPAFGNTCANVSDHQEVEAEHHDDAKAEGDYGYGH
- a CDS encoding tyrosinase family protein, yielding MYTRKNQRHLTRTEKKRLVDAILELKRSGHYDEFVRTHREFYVSDADSRPRPAHMTPSFFPWHRRYLLEFEKALRGVDPRVSIPYWDWTRDNTPEASLWGDDLLGGNGRPGDRQVMTGPFAYRRGNWRISAGATDEPFLRRNFGRPSSPVTLPGAAEVDRALKDPLYDAEPWNSVSTRGFRNRIEGWGIRGSRDIANHNRVHRWIGGSMAGAASPDDPVFWLHHAFIDLLWTRWQKAHPRSRYLPAGAPAAGDPEQDWIFPYDRPMPPWDVPPSQLMDHSRLYRYA
- a CDS encoding YveK family protein is translated as MTESPAQPSVSGRFRRLRPASVRPSWWPLPACVLLGAACGFSYGTLATPQYTATSYAMVTAGKAVDPAAALGYAQSYGRLATSDATLSYAKGAAGEPVRELRTHVLSETSPDSPMIAVSGTSDDPDRAADIANAVTEAVVVSSGHVAKDTGVKLIKFSHAVPPGDPVSPSVPLGAAVGASGGGLVGALILLVRPRPGRRDTTAPVPAPAQGGVAAPADEKELVG
- a CDS encoding GNAT family N-acetyltransferase, which encodes MNTDRRRLTVTLCRDLAEFTDLAAEWDALHRRCPTATPFQSHAWLRSWWLSYGVSGRLRVLLARRNGRLIGAAPLMLVHRPMPLLMPIGGAISDFFDILVDGEDTPAAVTALERGLHRAASHTVVDLREVRPDASAQLLFGSWAGARSRLTDSTCMELPAEPIDALIARMGGSRAQRSRAKLRKIDSLGIECREASVHRVAGAIGNLLHLHELQWLGRGVNPEHLRPRFCAHLVRSARRMVRDGEATVREFVLDGEVVAADLSLGSAQLTGAYLYGVDPRLRERKVDVSSMLLREIAREASGSGRGVLSLLRGAEQYKNNWGPAAVVNQRLLLARSALEPMLRLREGQLAVRDLAAETVKARFPAARDWRARLSELPVTGLALFSRG